The following proteins are encoded in a genomic region of Melopsittacus undulatus isolate bMelUnd1 chromosome 8, bMelUnd1.mat.Z, whole genome shotgun sequence:
- the LOC115947065 gene encoding LOW QUALITY PROTEIN: deoxyribonuclease-1-like (The sequence of the model RefSeq protein was modified relative to this genomic sequence to represent the inferred CDS: deleted 1 base in 1 codon; substituted 1 base at 1 genomic stop codon) yields the protein MAASKQVLSLLVAALLLHMATMLKISAFNIKTFGDSKMSNQTIADIIVSILSEYDITLVQEVRDADLSAVKKLIDQLNSMSLHPYSFLDSIPLGRTSYKEQYVFIYRSDMVSVLESYYYNDSCVSCGTYAFSRDPFIVKFSSPTTQVEEFVMVPLHAEPSSAAEEINALYDVYTDVVNKWATNNIFLLGDFNADCSYVTSAQWPSIRLRSLDACEWLIPDSADTTVSDTDCAYDRWVLWQGGCWCRWCPRHXHPCDALAASSPAAPRCARTSSPALPPSMTSRRLSSSRARMLWLSVTISRWR from the exons ATGGCAGCCTCGAAGCAGGTGCTGTCACTGCTGGTtgcagctctcctgctgcacatGGCCACCATGCTGAAGATCAGCGCTTTCAACATCAAGACATTTGGGGACAGCAAGATGTCCAACCAGACCATCGCAGATATCATTGTCTCT ATCCTGTCAGAATATGACATCACCCTGGTGCAGGAGGTCCGGGATGCTGACCTGAGTGCTGTGAAGAAACTCATTGACCAGCTCAACAG CATGTCCCTGCACCCATACAGCTTTTTGGATAGCATCCCCCTGGGCCGGACCAGCTATAAGGAGCAGTACGTCTTCATCTACAG GTCGGACATGGTCTCAGTGCTGGAAAGCTACTACTATAATGACAGCTGCGTCTCCTGTGGGACCTATGCCTTCAGCAGGGACCCCTTCATTGTGAAGTTCTCCTCGCCCACCACGC AGGTGGAGGAGTTTGTGATGGTGCCTCTGCACGCCGAGCCCAGCAGTGCAGCAGAAGAGATCAATGCGCTCTACGACGTCTACACTGATGTTGTCAACAAGTGGGCAACCAAT AACATCTTCCTCCTGGGTGACTTCAACGCTGACTGCTCCTACGTGACCAGTGCTCAGTGGCCGTCCATCCGCCTGCGCTCCCTCGACGCCTGCGAGTGGCTCATCCCTGACAGTGCCGACACCACCGTCAGTGACACCGACTGTGCCTACGACCGGTGGGTGCTGTGGCAG GGAGGGTGCTGGTGCAGGTGGTGCCCCAGGCACTAACACCCCTGTGATGCCCTGGCAGCATCGTCGCCTGCGGCACCTCGCTGCGCCAGGACATCGAGCCCGGCTCTGCCACCATCAATGACTTCCAGAAGACTTTCCAGCTCCAGAGCAAGGAT GCTTTGGCTGTCAGTGACCATTTCCCGGTGGAGGTGA